The Argopecten irradians isolate NY chromosome 4, Ai_NY, whole genome shotgun sequence genome has a window encoding:
- the LOC138320541 gene encoding uncharacterized protein, producing the protein MSSKVVFPPLVQTQGTPPQERLLRESSVSPLDCLSEWDGSPRISLDEEGELHQVVAEAMGWKAAGEADMENISTDKAIPFNIQTVEAAKGEGNFTPDLPVSTETKTNSLSSSCIELKSSTITSPEKNKVGNQAAARRSEESHQKEQTSVSTMSESQTDGPRTDGMDILAEDPRFFFMGAPSSILQGQTAQLLRSTRVTARRRGALKRYFIPVGYLGVKRIEEAILPDGTVYKLTDFWTRDPECKRTRECMTQTESSE; encoded by the coding sequence CAGACTCAGGGAACTCCACCACAAGAAAGATTACTGAGAGAGTCATCGGTTTCCCCGCTTGATTGCCTATCAGAGTGGGATGGATCTCCCCGTATCAGCCTGGATGAGGAAGGTGAACTGCACCAGGTCGTGGCAGAGGCCATGGGATGGAAAGCAGCCGGTGAGGCCGATATGGAGAACATTTCTACGGACAAGGCCATTCCCTTCAACATTCAGACAGTAGAGGCAGCAAAGGGAGAAGGAAATTTTACCCCTGATCTTCCGGTGTCAACTGAAACCAAAACAAACTCTTTATCTTCAAGTTGTATAGAACTCAAATCGTCAACCATTACTTCCCCGGAGAAGAATAAAGTTGGGAACCAAGCGGCGGCGAGGCGTTCCGAGGAATCACATCAGAAGGAGCAGACTAGCGTGTCAACGATGTCAGAGAGTCAGACGGATGGGCCAAGGACAGACGGGATGGATATTTTAGCGGAGGATCcgcgttttttttttatggGGGCGCCAAGCTCCATCCTACAAGGCCAGACCGCGCAGCTATTGAGATCTACCCGGGTGACCGCTCGTCGCAGAGGTGCTCTCAAGAGATATTTCATACCTGTGGGATATCTTGGCGTGAAGAGGATCGAGGAAGCCATATTGCCAGATGGAACTGTGTATAAGCTGACAGATTTTTGGACCAGAGATCCAGAGTGCAAGAGGACAAGGGAGTGCATGACACAGACGGAGAGTTCAGAGTGA